Genomic DNA from Thermoanaerobaculia bacterium:
CGCGAATGCGTGCTGGTGGTCGGCGGCGTGCTGCTCATCCTCGGCGTGGCGCTCGGGCTGACGAGTTACCTGGTGGACGCGCAGGTGCCGATGCACCTGCTGGAATGGGCGCAGGCGCACATCGGCTCGAAGTGGGTCTTTCTCCTGGCGCTCAATCTGCTGCTGATCGTGGTCGGGTGCCTGATGGACATCTTCTCGGCCACCGCGGTCGTCGTGCCGCTGATCGTGCCGCTGGCTCTCGCTTATGGTGTCGATCCGATCCATCTCGGGATCATCTTCATCGCCAACCTGGAGTTGGGTTTTCTGACTCCGCCGGTCGGGGTGAATCTCTTCCTCGCGTCGTACCGATTCGAGCGCCCGATGTCCGAGATCACTCTGGCGGTGCTGCCCTGGCTGGCGATCCGCGCCGTGGGAGTGCTCGCGATCACCTATCTCCCCTGGCTGACGCTGGTCCTTCTCGACCGGTGAGCCGCAGGTGAAAACTGAGAGCGCGGTTCGAGACAAGGCAGAAGCGAAAAGACCAGTAAAGGAAAGGCAAAAGACCTACGATCGCGAGTACTTCGACCGCTGGTACCGGCGCGACGCGAGCCGCATCGAAGGCCCGTCGGCCCTGCGCCGCAGAGTGGCGCTGGCGGTGGCGATGGCCGAGCGCTTCCTCGAGCGCCCGATCCGCTCGGCGCTCGACGTCGGCTGCGGCGAAGGGAGGTGGCGCACCGAGCTCCTGCGATTGCGCCCGAAGCTCTTCTATCAAGGAGTCGAACCCTCGGCCTATGCCGTCAATCGGTTCGGCAAACGCCGTAACATCGTCCAGGGAGGCTTCACCGATCTCGAGAGCCTGAACCTGGACGGACCGTTCGATCTGGTGATCTGCGCCGACGTCCTGCACTACCTCGAAGTCGATGCCATCGAGAGAGGACTAGCGGCGCTCGTCACGCTGACCGGAGGCCTCGCCTACCTGGAGCTCCTGACGAACCAGGAAGAGGTGGAGGGCGACCAGCTGGCGCTGAAACTGCGACCGCCCTCCCTTTACCAGAAGCTTTTTTCTTCTTTCGGCCTTACCGGCGTCGGCTGCCACGGCTGGCTTGCGCCGGATCTCGCCGAGCTGCCTGCGGCACTCGAGCGCAGCAGCCAGGCCTGCGCAGCTCCCCACCTCGATTAGGGGTACACTCGAACCGCCTCAACGGGTAGGGGCGGATCGCCCTGCAGGCGCCCGCGAAAGGAAAGGAGTGGCTCGCATGTGCCCGGATGCGCCAAGGGTCGTCGACGTTCGTTTGCGCGCGGCGGTCGAGTCGTCGCCCAGCGGCCTGTTGATGATCGATCAGGGAGGAAGGATCGTGCTGGTCAACCGGGAGATCGAGCGGCTCTTCGGACGCTCGCGCGAGGAGTTGCTCGGGCAGCCGGTCGAGCTGCTCGTGCCGGAGCGCTACCGTGGCGCCCACCCCGGTTCGCGAGCCACCTACTTCGCCGCCCCCAGGGTCCGCTC
This window encodes:
- a CDS encoding class I SAM-dependent methyltransferase produces the protein MKTESAVRDKAEAKRPVKERQKTYDREYFDRWYRRDASRIEGPSALRRRVALAVAMAERFLERPIRSALDVGCGEGRWRTELLRLRPKLFYQGVEPSAYAVNRFGKRRNIVQGGFTDLESLNLDGPFDLVICADVLHYLEVDAIERGLAALVTLTGGLAYLELLTNQEEVEGDQLALKLRPPSLYQKLFSSFGLTGVGCHGWLAPDLAELPAALERSSQACAAPHLD